Within Petrotoga sp. 9PW.55.5.1, the genomic segment CCGCTTTTATTCCATGTTTCTCGAGTACTTCCTCAACACCGTTAAAGTAATAACCATATGGATAAGCATACAAATCAGGTCTGAAATTTAATTCTTTTTCAAATTTATCAAACATCTTTTTTAAATCTTCTTCAAAAATTTCAATCGTTTTTTCTTTACCGTTTATCCTTAGGGTTTCTAAGAAATTACCGTGAGAATGGGAATGACCTCCAATTGTAACTAAAGAGTTTTCATTTAAAGATCTTAAATCGTCCCAACTTAGATAGTCTGGATATCCAATAAACTCTGTTGGAACGAATAATAGAAAGGGTATTTCATATTCTTCAAATATTTTTAATCCTTCTAAAGTAGATTTATAACCATCATCAACTGTAAAAAGTACGCCTTTGTCAATGTTTATTTCTCCTTGAATATATAACAAAAATTCTTCAGGGGATATTATTCTATACCCATTTTCTAAAATATATCTTATATGTGTAGTCAAATCCTGTGTTGTAGTATTGGTTGTAGGATACCTTTCATCATTAAATCTATGATATAACAAAACATATACCTCACTCATACTTAAAAGGGGTATAATTAATAATACAATGAAAATTATTGTCTTTTTCAACTATTTTGTCCTCCTAGTTTTATAAAATTTGTCTAATAAAAATTTATAATAATCTATTTAAAAGAAATTTAATAAATTATACCAAA encodes:
- a CDS encoding polysaccharide deacetylase family protein, which translates into the protein MKKTIIFIVLLIIPLLSMSEVYVLLYHRFNDERYPTTNTTTQDLTTHIRYILENGYRIISPEEFLLYIQGEINIDKGVLFTVDDGYKSTLEGLKIFEEYEIPFLLFVPTEFIGYPDYLSWDDLRSLNENSLVTIGGHSHSHGNFLETLRINGKEKTIEIFEEDLKKMFDKFEKELNFRPDLYAYPYGYYFNGVEEVLEKHGIKAAFAQDSGPYVKEYGNYFIPREALLQDWAELEHLNYVLNRRALILGNYEPQEVKVNTEIQIKAVTKNINPKRPTVYITQEGVLPTSLDENIIYSEKKILPNTKTVNRIAIFARDENNIEYVKYWLLRLIP